GTTGGCCTCGGCCTGTGCCAGGGATCCCGCCTCGGCCCCGGCCGCCAAACACACCTGTGGGACAGAAAGAGGGGCTGTGGCTAGATCCCAGGGCCTTGGCCTCTGGTCATGTCACCGGACCCCTGAACCTCAGCTGCAGCTGTGAAGTGGGGACAGCAATCCTGCCCCCAAGGTCCTCTGCTGCGCAAGCCAGGGTGGGTGCCTGAGCATGTTCTCCTTGTGACAAGGGCTGATATTGCCCCAGGGGTGCCAGGGACTGCTTCAGGCCCCCCACGTCCCTCAGTGCAGCCAGCTATGCAGGGCACACACTCGAACAGCCCAGCCAGAGCTCGGAACCCCAGGAAGGCTGTCGCCAACAAGTGCCATTCACTGAGCACCTGAGCCAGTGCAGTGCCACTGTCGGGCCCCTCTGCAGAGCCTGCTGGGCTGGAGGCCCTGATCTGTGGTCTGGAGACAAGAATCCCCACCTCCTCTGGGACCCTCCACCTGTGAAGACGGGGTCATCTTGGCTTTGCTGAGATTTGGGAGTCCAGACTCTCACCAGTGTTGGGCCCTGGGCACTGTGGGGACAGAGGACGACACCAGCACAAGCTGCTCGACCTCACATCTCAGCAGCAGAACCAACTCTGCTGGGCCGGGACTCCAGGGGCCCTGCTCCCCTCACCCTCCTGCCCCTTTTCCCAGCTGCTCCTGACCATCTCATGAGCCTTGGCTCAGGGCTGGCTCCAGTGCCCTTCCCAGCTGCGGTCCTGCAGTGAGCCACTTGCATTCCCAGTGAACCCTGCTTTGCTGGGACCCCGCCAGGCATACAGGTGTCCTACAGCGGTGGACACAACCCAGGTGCCTCACGAGCACAAGGCTGGGATGGGGTGGGAGGGACAGGGTTCGCAAGGCCTGAGCTGCCTGTGGAACAAACTGAACTTTATGCCAGACTCACAATCTCAGGCGGGGGAACCAGGGAGGCCGGCGTCCACCCAAAAGGGCAAGGCTTGGCTTCCTGCAGAATAGTCAGGGTTCCATGCCAGGCCTGAGCCAGGGTCCTGCCAGCAGCCAGAGGCAGGCACCACCAGACTCTCCAGaggggaaactgaagctcagggaGGCGACCTGTCACGCCCAGTGCATCTGCCACGTGGAGATGGCAGGACCCAGACAGTGGACAGGGCTGAATCCTAACGCCCCCAGCTGTGTCCTGGGCAGCCGCAGGACTGGACCTGGAGCAGGGGCGCCCCACCACAGCTGTTCCCTGACAGGCGATGCCAAGGCTCACTGCCAGGAGAAGGCCCTGGCAGGTGGCAGGGCCAGTGGCGACACTCGCACCGTCAGCTGCTGCACAGACGAGCCCTGGCAGAGCCCTGGCAGCCACTCTGTCCTGACCCAGCTCCCTGTGGAGGAGGAGGCCCGTGATGACACCAGTCAAGAATGTCAACACGGGGCAGGACAGACACCACGTGCTCGTCCCCACACAGTGGGGAGGCCCTGGCAGCCCCAGGTCAGCACACTGAGGGGGGCAGGGAGCCTACCTCGCCCAGCGCCCCCCATGCCGCGGCCtttctgctgcttctgctgctgcaaGCCACCGCGGCCCCGGCCCTTGGCCACCACCTCCTCCTTGACCATGTCGATGATCTCGTCGGGGATGCGCAGGTACTTGATGGTGCTGCCTCGAATGTAGCACTCGGGCATCCGCCAGAACTTGTCCCCATCCTGTGTGAGGAAGAGGTTGGGGTCACTCACCTCTGCAGGCCCAGTCCTGGTAGGAGTCTCAGATGGCCGGGACGTCATCTATTCCCACTTCAGGGAGCTCTGGTCCCCCATGGAAGCTGCGGGAGGGGTCCAGCCTCCAGGAGGGCTCTCTTCTGACTCCCAGCTCCATACTGAGGAGGGACCCGAGGCTGCAGGAAGACAGCCTCTCCGGTCCTGGGCCTGGCTGGCGGGATGGGGTTCCCCCAGGCTGGGATGGCACCCTCCCCAGTCTAAGCCAAGGCTCTGCCAATCTCAGCTGAAGCTTTTTATCTGCAGCCCAAAGCCCAGAGGGGTGAGGGTTCCCCGACACCAAATgctgccccagccccaccttcCACGTGGGACCCTCTCTATAGGCccccactcattcattcacccaaGACTGATCTCAGCAGGGCTGAGCTGGCACAGAGACAAAGGCACAGTGACCCTGTACGGTTTGTGAAGAGGGTGGGTGAGGACAGCTTTCGGTgatgccagtttttttttttttaagagagagagagagagaaagacagagggaaggaattttttaatatttattttttagttctcggtggacacaacatctttgttggtatgtggtgctgaggatcgaacccggccgcacgcatgccaggcgagcgcgctaccacttgagccgcatccccagcccaagtgatGCCAGTTTTCAGAGAAGCCAACTGAGGATGGGGAGCAAAGTGAGGCCTAAACCCTCAACATCAACCCTGAGGACCCAGCAGCCAACTGCCTCCCACAGCAGGACACACCTAGCAAGCACTGGCCTGCCCCTCCCCGTTCCCCTCCTGCCCCGGGGCTGCTTCTATCAGATGAGTTTGGCCCCACTTCCCAGCCTGTCTGTGGACAGATGCAAACCAGGTGGCCGCCTCCCTCCGTCACCTCCAGACAGCAGACCACAGCAGCTTCCTGCTGGCGCCTCACCCCGGAACCACAGAGGAGGTCCAGGTCCCCAGCATGGCTGCAGAGGTCTGGGGCCAGCCTTGCTGGCTGTCCGCCCCCCCAGCCCTTGCTACTCCTTCCACAGGGAGCACACACCCAGGTTGTTCCCAGGGCTTCCCACGTGCTGTCCCTGCCTTTCCTCTCCAGATAGCCCTCGCCCTCAGCAGTCCCCATCGTCCCAAACCTTCAGTTTCCTGTCACCCACACTCCTTGGTGCTTAGGTCTGTCTGGTCCAGCCAGTGGAAGGACCTGGCAGGGACAGATGTGCTGCAAGGGCACCATGTCTTCCCAGGAGCACAGGAACCTCCCGAGGCCTCTGGACATTCGCTCTCCTGGGGGTGTAGCAGGCTCCTCCTGACCCCCATGACCCATGTTCTCCCTTGAACCCATGTTCTCCCTTTCTTACTTTACCCCCAAAGACGTCTCTCCCCTGACAAGAGCTCACATCTTCCCTGAATGTGTCTCTGCTTTCCAAAACAAATGCGTAGGTGTttctggggaaaagaaagaagagggggtGGGAGGCCACGCCCACGCAGACACACACAGGAGCCTTCCGAGGAAGCTCAGGGTGCAGGCTGCCTGCAGTGCTCGGCTCCCTCGGCCTGAGTCCCGTCCTTGTGTGGATGGAGCGTTGGGGACCTGGGCACAGGGGCTGGTTAATAGCAGGGAGCCCACAGCCTCCCACCTCCCCAGGTTTCCAGCTCCGAGGGTCTCCACATTGTGTGCCTGCCACCGAGGTCTCCTGCCCACTGCGGGTGCTGGGGCAGGGCCACTCAGGGGAAGCCCAGCTGCCCTCTGAGCAGGTTGCGGAGGCCTGACCAACCCCGGGGATTATCCAGCCTGAGCTAAGGGCACAGAACCTGGAGGCGTCAATAGCACACTAGGGGCTCGCACCCTTTGACACACGGTGATTCCAAGGCCTGAAGGTAGACAAGAGCTTCCAGCCGCACACAGACAGACATGGTGTGGCCATTCACATGGCACTGTCCGTCACAACCAAGTGGACATATCAAGACCCGCTGAAGAGCATGGGATGAAAACCGGGAGGCACTACTAGCAGCCCACCACAGAACCCCCACCCAGGGCCCCCACCCAGTGCTGACACAAGAAGCCTGTCTACGACGGAGGGGCCACCCTGCGCCTGCCCATCCAGATGAGAGATGgcccccttttgttttttttggtactggggatggaacccaggggtgcttaaccacaaaGCCACACCCCCCAGCTTCTTACATTCTTACATTCTACTGTCTTCTGTCAAGGTGAGTCCTGGGTGACACTCTTGTTCTCCCCTCCACCACTTCCTCCCCCAAACTATGGGGAGGACAGAGATCAGCACAGGTTGACGGGAAGGAGCAGCTGTCCCCACCCGTCCTTCTTGTCAGTGCCATCTGGGTCATGTCAAGAGTGGTGGAGGCCTGGTTTCCCAGGGGAGCAGTCTCCCAGCCCAAACTCGCCAAGCGCTGCTCCCAGTGATGCACTTCCTGGTTCAGGGACTGTACAGAGGCTCAGGGCCATTCGGCCTTGGTGCTGTCCCCCCCAGTGGCTTGGACATTTCCTGACCACGTGGCCCCTCAGAGTCCAGGCAGCATCCACAGCTGAAGGCAGCAGAGGTGGACAGGGAGGGTCAGTCCTCCCATGGAGGTAGCTGCCCCTGCCACATAGCCATGCATGTGCCGTAAGTGCCTAAGTCCTTCTAGGCCAAGGGTGGCCTCTACAGACATAGTGGCCGACACAAGTGTGCAGAATGACCTGGGTGGTCAGCACCCAACAGGGCAGCTTTCCTGTGCCACAGGTGTAAGGCCCAGGTGCTTCAGGGACGAGGCCTGGCCAGACACTATCCCCACTCCTCCCGCCCTCAGCAGTAGCTGAAGGTTCCTGTCACCCTTCCACAAGGCCCACGCAGGGCTCCCGCCCACTGGGAAGTGAGAATGCTGGGTGGCAGCGTGCACTCTGGATGCTGCGCCCACCCAGTCCCCACCCCATGACAGTGCTGCTGGCTCGAAGGTGGCCCTTGCCAAATCGCTCGATTGGTGCACGGCCACCGCCCTCCCTGCCACCTCAACCTCCCCCACCGCCTCCAGGGATGGCCGGGCCCTCACCCTGGACGTGCAGATCACCTCCCGCAGGTTGATGTTCATCCAGTTGTCACAGCTCACCAGGTGCCCATTGTACGTCTCCCCATTCTTGAGCTCCACCAACTAGAAGGGAAATGGATGATGGTCATCGGCGGCCTGCAGCCTGAGCACTGGCCCCAGTCCCACTGGCAACCACCGCCAGGGCCTTGTTGGGACCCCAGCAGAGCAGGCCTGCAGCATCAGACCCCAGAGTGGTCCTTCCTGAGGACAAGCTCGGCTTGCTCTGCACACCATGGAGATGACGTCGGACTTTCTATGAAgacagtgactttttttttaaatatttatctttttttagttttcagtggacacaacatatttattttttatttttatgtggtgctgaggatcgaacccagcgccccatgcatgccaggcgagcgtgattccgcttgagccacatctccagccccaggggACAGTGACTTTTATTTGATTAAAACAACTTACTTTTTCTTTCTAGGTGGCCTTTTTTTTCGGGGGTGGGGTACAGACAATTGAACTTGGGCATTCGACCCCTGAGTCCcatcctgagccctattttgtattttatttagagacagggtctcactgagctgctcagcacctcgcttttactgaggctggctttgaactcgccatcctcctgcctcagcctcctgagctgctgggataacaggtgtgtgccacacacCCGGCTCCAgatggcctttttaaaaaaaaaagcctttatttgttctttttagatatacacgaCAGAGGAGTGTGTTCTGACGTATCAGGCATACTTGAAGTCTAACCTCCCCTTCTTGTGGTTGTCCACGATGTGGAGtgacactggttgtatattcatgtattcattaaaaaaaaatcttttaagccCAGTGCAGCAGTGAATGCCTGCAATCAAATTGCAGTCcaagcaatttgagaggctgatgcagaagggtggcacattcaaggccagcctcagcaacttaatgagaccctgtcttgaaattaaaaataaaaaaggctggggatagaaTTCAGTGGCATGCACTTGCCTACCACCCGCCCCCCCATTTGTGGTCCTGGGGTTCAAATCCAGGAGTTAGGAGCACAGGTTAGGGTCAGGAGCACAGGTCAGTGGCAGGGCACATGCTTATCaggcctgaggccctgggctcaagtcccagtaccacaaataaatcaaattaaataaataaaacttcatactggggggctgggattatggctcagcggtagagcgctcgcctagcacggtcgggacccaggttggatcctcagcacctcataaaagtaaaggcattgtgttgtgtccatctacacctaaaaaataaatattaaaaaaactttatattgaataaatatttaataaaaatattttaaaacttaaaaacaaaatttaaaaatagggatTAAAACCAAgatgcacttaaccactgatttttaaaatttttatttcttttttgggtaccagggattgaactcagggcacccaaccactgagccacatccccagccctattttgtattttatttagagacggtctcactgagttgcttagcaccttgcttttgctgaggctggctttgaactcacaatcctcctgccttagcctcctgagctgctgggattacaggtgtgcgccaccgtgcctggctatgTGGACTCTGGTGGCCTGGAAATGCTGTTCCTTACAGCAACAATAATTGCCTTTTTTGATGTGGTTTGAGGACAAAGGTAAGTAGCACATCATTCTAAA
This is a stretch of genomic DNA from Ictidomys tridecemlineatus isolate mIctTri1 chromosome 2, mIctTri1.hap1, whole genome shotgun sequence. It encodes these proteins:
- the Lsm4 gene encoding U6 snRNA-associated Sm-like protein LSm4 isoform X1, with amino-acid sequence MLPLSLLKTAQNHPMLVELKNGETYNGHLVSCDNWMNINLREVICTSRDGDKFWRMPECYIRGSTIKYLRIPDEIIDMVKEEVVAKGRGRGGLQQQKQQKGRGMGGAGRGVFGGRGRGGIPGTGRGQPEKKPGRQAGKQ
- the Lsm4 gene encoding U6 snRNA-associated Sm-like protein LSm4 isoform X2, with translation MLVELKNGETYNGHLVSCDNWMNINLREVICTSRDGDKFWRMPECYIRGSTIKYLRIPDEIIDMVKEEVVAKGRGRGGLQQQKQQKGRGMGGAGRGVFGGRGRGGIPGTGRGQPEKKPGRQAGKQ